A genomic window from Purpureocillium takamizusanense chromosome 2, complete sequence includes:
- a CDS encoding uncharacterized protein (EggNog:ENOG503Q019~COG:T): protein MPSNPPPLPTFTIVSPHCFAIGRVTTMGHEKMPSNTQNRLQKLRSQGHVDPSIRVEPLRTVEASRDGKSAMESVPIKACLPWNAYEVIYALHLGDNGPVVVAERRGISFDVVDIGCFEALSDDQIRMLKAIQHPNFVTVHEIYRAETKCYVAYEHMPRSLEEVAGNPYLSSDRLAAIVGQIVVALAYLEGKGLQHGHLASSRILLHPSGTVKLGNQEDCTPNTSTKDIRDVGLVMMELMEGDDVKDGTTIGLDHPERWTDSAIEFLSATTSASSVSELLEHPFLRSWHKAKLKGLASFVMAWTRPDYEYLGWQNKL, encoded by the exons ATGCCCTCCAACCCTCCCCCACTGCCAACCTTTACAATCGTCAGTCCTCATTGCTTTGCTATAGGCCGAGTGACAACCATGGGCCACGAAAAAATGCCCTCGAATACTCAGAATCGATTGCAAAAACTACGCTCTCAAGGTCACGTTGACCCGTCGATCCGTGTCGAGCCTCTACGGACTGTCGAAGCCAGCCGAGACGGCAAAAGTGCGATGGAGAGCGTTCCAATCAAGGCTTGTCTTCCATGGAATGCCTATGAAGTCATCTACGCGCTGCACCTGGGAGACAATGGTCCGGTGGTCGTTGCCGAAAGAAGGGGAATATCGTTCGACGTCGTGGATATTGGATGCTTTGAGGCCCTTAGCGACGACCAGATAAGgatgctcaaggccatccaACACCCGAATTTTGTCACGGTGCACGAGATATATCGCGCGGAGACCAAATGCTACGTTGCGTACGAACATATGCCTCGGTCCCTTGAAGAAGTAGCAGGAAACCCCTACCTCAGCAGTGATAGGCTTGCCGCTATTGTAGGACAA ATTGTCGTAGCGTTAGCGTATCTGGAGGGAAAGGGACTGCAGCATGGGCATCTTGCTTCATCCCGCATATTGTTGCACCCAAGTGGCACAGTCAAGCTCG GGAACCAAGAAGATTGTACACCAAATACTTCTACAAAAGACATCAGGGATGTTGGCCTTGTCATGATGGAGCTAATGGAAGGCGATGATGTTAAGGATGGGACAACGATCGGGCTGGATCATCCTGAAAGATGGACTGACAGCGCCATAGAGTTTCTCAGTGCcacgacgtcggcctcgtcagtCAGCGAGCTTCTAGAG CACCCATTCCTTCGTTCGTGGCA